A stretch of Aedes aegypti strain LVP_AGWG chromosome 2, AaegL5.0 Primary Assembly, whole genome shotgun sequence DNA encodes these proteins:
- the LOC5567994 gene encoding facilitated trehalose transporter Tret1 has protein sequence MQREEIIIEHSQLVGDGSGPGAVIHAAAPAGREPCGPGGQPLLRGKGGGGKLTAINRTHHFTQIIAALAVSIGPLAAGLGKGYPSPAIASLQELQLRQRGNYTAFSVNDQQASWIASLSLLGALFGGMFGGVAMQYGRKRVLALMSLPFSLSWILTVFAKSVETMFFTAFVGGFCCAIVSTVTQVYISEISSPDIRGFLSAIQKIAGHLGMLISYMLGAYLDWRQLAMLVSAAPIMLFISVIYIPETPSFLVLRGCDEEAHRSLQWLRGPHKNVEIELDTIRSNVRTSRINLLNRMSTLASTTSVPNGATSQQLPTHHQQDQQQGNRVSARLSQIVRSCQLPRISFATVVSNVKSVMRNARLVKPVSITCGLMIFQRFTGANSFNFYAVTIFSKTFAGMNPHGAAIAVGFVQLLASMLSGLLIDTVGRIPLLIVSSVFMSLALASFGSFVYYGQTNKMLAAASFDLDAQTGNDDWIPLLCVLVFTVAFSLGISPISWLLVGELFPLEYRGIGSSIATSFSYFCAFLGVKTFIDFQAAFGLHGTFWLYACISCVGLFFVIMVVPETKGRDLEEMDPKYVRTLTINR, from the exons ATGCAACGCGAAGAGATTATCATCGAGCACAGTCAGCTGGTTGGAGACGGAAGTGGACCAGGCGCTGTCATTCATGCGGCTGCACCCGCTGGACGGGAACCATGCGGCCCGGGAGGACAGCCATTACTACGCGGCAAGGGTGGCGGCGGCAAGCTGACTGCTATCAACCGAACGCATCATTTCACGCAG ATAATCGCAGCTCTCGCAGTATCGATCGGACCGCTGGCGGCCGGTCTGGGAAAGGGCTATCCGAGTCCTGCTATTGCCAGCCTCCAGGAGCTACAGCTGCGCCAACGGGGCAACTATACTGCCTTCTCCGTCAACGACCAGCAGGCGAGCTGGATTGCAAGTCTTTCACTTTTGG GTGCACTATTCGGTGGCATGTTCGGCGGGGTCGCCATGCAGTACGGCCGAAAGCGGGTGCTAGCGTTGATGTCGTTGCCGTTTTCGCTTTCCTGGATCCTGACGGTGTTTGCCAAATCGGTCGAAACGATGTTCTTCACCGCCTTCGTCGGGGGGTTCTGCTGTGCCATCGTGTCAACCGTGACCCAGGTGTACATCAGCGAGATTTCCTCACCGGACATCCGGGGCTTCCTCAGTGCAATCCAGAAGATCGCCGGCCATCTGGGAATGCTGATATCCTACATGCTCGGGGCCTACCTGGACTGGCGGCAACTGGCCATGCTGGTGTCTGCGGCGCCGATTATGCTCTTCATATCTGTGATTTATATACCGGAAACGCCGAGCTTCTTAGTGTTAAGAGGTTGCGATGAGGAAGCTCATCG CTCACTACAATGGCTTCGGGGTCCACACAAAAACGTAGAGATAGAACTCGACACCATCCGTTCGAACGTGCGTACATCGAGAATCAATCTGTTGAACCGGATGTCCACGCTGGCCAGCACCACTTCGGTACCGAACGGTGCCACCAGTCAGCAACTCCCCACGCATCATCAGCAGGACCAGCAACAGGGCAATCGGGTAAGCGCCCGTTTGTCGCAGATCGTGCGGTCATGTCAACTGCCGCGGATATCCTTCGCTACGGTAGTGTCCAACGTGAAATCCGTTATGCGCAACGCTCGCCTGGTGAAACCCGTCTCCATCACCTGTGGCCTTATGATCTTTCAACGATTTACCG GTGCTAACTCGTTCAACTTCTACGCGGTGACCATCTTCAGCAAAACGTTCGCCGGCATGAACCCGCACGGAGCGGCCATCGCAGTAGGCTTCGTTCAACTTCTTGCTTCGATGCTATCCGGACTGCTCATCGACACAGTAGGCCGCATACCGTTGCTCATCGTGAGCAGCGTGTTCATGTCGTTGGCCCTGGCCAGCTTTGGTTCGTTCGTCTACTACGGCCAAACGAACAAGATGCTCGCCGCCGCAAGCTTCGATCTGGATGCACAAACCGGAAACGACGACTGGATACCACTGTTGTGTGTTCTGGTGTTCACTGTTGCTTTTTCGCTGGGAATTTCGCCCATATCGTGGCTTCTGGTGGGAGAGTTGTTCCCACTGGAGTACCGAGGTATCGGCAGCTCGATTGCCACCAGCTTCAGCTACTTCTGCGCTTTCCTCGGTGTCAAGACGTTCATAGATTTCCAG GCGGCCTTCGGACTGCACGGCACGTTTTGGCTATACGCCTGCATATCCTGCGTTGGGTTGTTCTTCGTCATCATGGTCGTCCCGGAGACCAAGGGCCGTGATCTGGAGGAGATGGATCCGAAGTACGTGCGAACTCTGACGATAAATCGATGA